GCGCGATAGGCCGGTAGATGGCGCCGTGCAGGCGACGCATGCGCTCGTGGTCCATTAGCGTCCTCCACCCGATAACCTTCCACCCAGGTTATGCCTGAGCCGATTTGATTCAAATCAGTTTTACCTGACGAAATGGACGTACTGTCCAGCTATAACGAAAATGTTTCGCATTGAACCCGTCGGCGCCCTTGCAAGCATACCCCATGGGGTATATATACCCCCCATTGGTATATGGAGCTCCCCGTGTCGGAACACCCCAGTCACACCGAAGAGACCCCTCGGCTCAACCGAACCATCGGCCAGCTCGAAGGCATCAAGCGCATGATCGGCGAGGGCCAATATTGCGTCGATATCCTTACGCAGCTGCGTGCCGTGCGCAGCGCCATCAAGACAATCGAGCTCAGTGTCCTGGAAACCCACATGAAGTCGTGCCTGGCCAAGTCCTGCCAGTGCGGCGACGAAACTCAGCGCGACCAGCAGATTGGCGAGATCATGCTGCTCCTCAAGAAGTACGAGTAGAACGCCATGGATCACGATCAGCATAGCGACGGCGCACCAAAATCCTGCTGTCACGGAAAAGCGGAGGGCGGTCAATACACTTGCCCGATGCATCCGGAAATCCGCCAGAGTGGCCCAGGTCAATGTCCGATCTGCCACATGAATCTAGTGCTCGCGGCCGACAAGCCCGCGGAAAAACCAGCGGAAGCCTCGGACCATGGCCATTGTGAGCACCACGGGCATGGCCACGAACACCATCACAAACTTGCCGCCAAGCCCGTGTCAGCGCCCAAGGCCGGTGAAGCCGTCATCTACACGTGTCCGATGCACCCGCAGATCCGTCAGGAAGGTCCAGGCTCCTGTCCAATCTGCGGCATGGCGCTCGAACCCGAAACGATCACGCTCGAAGAGACCGACAATCCCGAGCTTCGCGACATGACGCGCCGGCTGTGGATTTCCGCAATCCTGTCCGTACCTGTGGCGGTTCTGGCTATGGGCGCGCATTTCGGACTATCCGCCCTGGTCCCGGACAGAATTTCCGTCTGGATACAGCTCGTCCTGGCTACGCCCGTCACCCTGTGGGGCGGTTGGCCGTTCCTCACGCGCGGCTGGGATTCGCTGAAGACCCGAAACCTCAACATGTTCACCCTGATCGCACTGGGTATCCTGGTCGCTTGGGGCTATTCGGTCGTCGCCGTCCTAGCGCCGGACGTATTCCCACATATGCCCGGCATGACACCCGATATCTATTTCGAGGCAGCCGCGATCATCACGACTCTCGTCCTTGTCGGCCAGGTCCTGGAACTCAAGGCGCGCGCCCAGACCGGGAATGCAATACGGGCCCTCCTGAAGCTGGCCCCGGCGATCGCGCACCGTATGCAGGACGGAAACGAAGAGACGATACCCTTGGAGCAGGTCCAGCCAGGCGACCTGCTGCGCGTACGACCGGGCGAAAAAATCCCGACCGACGGTGAGATCATCGAAGGATCGAGCCACGTCGACGAATCCATGCTGACCGGCGAATCCATGCCCGTCGCCAAACAGGGCGGCGACAAGGTTACAGGCGCCACCGTCAACCAGTCCGGAAGTTTCGTCATGCGGGCGACCCGGGTCGGAAACGACACACTACTCGCCCAGATCGTCGCGCGCGTCGGCCAGGCGCAGCGTTCGCGTGCGCCCGTACAGCGGGTTGCCGATATCGTGTCCGGCTATTTCGTGCCGGCCGTCGTAGTCGTCGCCGTCATGACATTTGTCGCCTGGATAGTCTGGGGTCCAGATCCCAAACTCGGCCACGCGATCCTCAACGCCATCGCGGTCCTAATCATCGCCTGTCCTTGTGCGCTTGGCTTGGCCACGCCGATGTCGATCATGGCCGGCACCGGCCGCGCGGCGCGCGAGGGTATTCTCGTCCGCGATGCGGCCGTGCTCGAAGCCTTCGAAGGCGTGGACACACTTGTACTCGATAAGACCGGAACGCTCACGGAGGGCAAACCGAAACTGATCGCGGTCAAGGCCACCGGCGGGCTCTCCGACGACCGGCTACTTGCCCTCGCCGCGGCCTTGGAGGCGTCAAGCGAACATCCGATCGCAGATGCCATCGTTCGGGGTGCCAAGGAGCAGAGCCTGCCAAGTTTGAAGGTCGAGGACTTCCAGTCTCCGACGGGCAAAGGCGTGACTGGTAAGGTCGATGGCGCAGCCCTCGCACTTGGCAATTCCGCCCTGGTCGGAGAGAACGCGGAGCTAACCGAACTCGCCCGGCCTTTCCGGGAACAGGGCCAGACGGCGATCTACGCGGCCGTGGACGGCAAGCCGGCCGGAATCATCGTTGTCGCCGATCCCATCAAGACGTCGACACCGGAAGCGCTGAAAGCCTTGAGGGCTGAAGGCCTGCGCCTGGTCATGCTGACTGGGGACAACGAGGCTACGGCGCGCGCCGTCGCCAAGACCCTCGGCATCGAGGATGTCGAAGCCGGCGTGCTGCCCGACCGGAAGGCGGAAGTCATCGAAGGACTGATAGCGAAGGGCCGCAAGGTCGCCATGGCCGGTGACGGCGTCAACGACGCACCCGCCCTCGCCGCGGCCACGGTTGGCATCGCGATGGGCAACGGAACCGACATCGCCATGGAAAGCGCCGGCATAACCCTCATAAAGGGCGACCTTCGAGGTATCGTTAAGGCGCGCGGTCTGAGCCAGGCCGTCATGCGCAATATCAAGCAGAACCTGGTGTTCGCCTTCGCCTACAATATGGTGGGCGTACCGATCGCCGCTGGCGTCCTGTATCCGGCGTTCGGGCTGCTGCTCTCGCCGATCATTGCCTCGGCAGCCATGGCCTTCAGCTCTGCATCTGTAATCGCCAATAGCCTTCGTATTCGCAATACCCACCTATGAGTTTCGCCGCTACGCCGCTCGTTTCGTAATTATTGCGCCAGTCAACGCTCTGGGTTCGATTGATGGAACCCTTGCCTCTAATCGTGCGGATGATGCTAAATGCCGATGCCAAGGTGGCGAAGCTTCGAGCTTTGGCTGTAACTCGTGGATAGCCGTACCGCTGGGGCCTCGCCACAACATGCGCAAGACAACATCGAATGTTAGAGTTTATAGCTTAATTTGCGTCCTGACCACTTCACTGGTCCAATAGTTGCATTCCCCTCACGCGCGAACGCAAATTCCCCTTTTGGGGTCAGATCGGGACAGACAATGCCGCAGAACCTCAAACCGTTGACTGCCTTACGCTTCTTCGCGGCCATGTGGGTCGTCGCATTCCATTTCTGGCCCAACTTGGGCGTGGTCATGCCGGCGATCGTCGGTAAAGGCTATCTCGGTGTGGAGTTGTTTTTCGTTCTGTCCGGCTTCATCCTCAGCCATGTCTATCTCGAACGCTTCAAGAACGGGACCTATCACTATGGCGAGTTCATCTGGGCGCGGCTGGCACGCATCTACCCTGTCCATATAGCAATCCTCGTCGGTCTCGGCCTCCTAATGGCAGGCCTGACCGTCGTCGGCATTCAGGCTGGTGACAAGCTGCTGGTGTGGTCTTCACTGCCCGCCCAAGTGACACTGACCCAAGCATGGGGCCTCGCGCCTCAGGGCGGCTGGAATCATCCGTCATGGTCGATCTCGGCCGAATGGTTCGCATACCTGACCTTCCCGGCGTTTGCTTTCCTGATGGTCCCCATGTGGAACCGGCCTCGCCTTGCCGTGGGACTGGCCGCCGCCTTCCTCATCCTTCTCTATATCGCCTTCGGCTCGATTGCCGGCTTCCCCTTGACCCGCGCCACCATTCTCTGGGGCGCCCTTAGGATCGTTCCCTGTTTCGCGCTAGGCTGCACGTTGTGGCTTCTCTGGAACACCGGAGCCATCCGCACGCGCGCAATTGCATCCGGGGTGACTTTGGGCGGGTTCTCCTCGCTTGTCGCATCGACTTTGTTCGGTCTACCCGATTTCGTCAGCGTTCTTGCCTGCGGCGGAATAATCCTGGGTCTGGGAGCGCTGGCGAGAAATGGATCTTCGATATTGTCGTCGTCCTGGCTGGTCTATCTCGGCGAAGTGAGCTTCGCGGTCTATATGATCTGCATCCCATGGCAACTCGTCTTCAGCCGAGGCTTCCAGAAACTTGTCCACATCGATCCGGAACATATGCCGGTAGTATTGTGGCTTATCATGGTCGCCGGCGTCGTCCCGGTCGCCATCGTTGTCCACCACCTGATTGAGCGACCAGCTCGCAACCTGATGCGCCGCGTCGACTTCAAGCGCGATGCCGTTAATGTCCGTGGACGGCTAAAGATAGAATACTAATGGCGACCGTTATATTTTGCCGCGTTCACGTCGACGTATCTAACATCCATCGAACAAGTCTTGGCGTGTTTGTCAGCATCATTTGATTCACTTAGCGGATATTTGCATTCAAGCCTTAGCCTCGGTATCGATAAACCTCCTCGGGATCCGTAGACCTGAGCGGAAACGGAGGTCGCAATGGAAGGTCACGAATCCAGCCACGTGAGCCATGACAGGGCGATGCAGGGCAAGGGCCACTATGTCAAATTCTGGATATCCTTGGCCGTCAACGCGGCTCTGATGTTCGTCCTTATGTTCGTGATGATCGACACCTTCTCCGAGTTCATTCCGAACCTGAACTTCCTCTACATGGCGTTCGTGATGGCCGCGCCGATGGGTATCATCATGTTGGCAAGTATGCCGATGATGTATTCGGACAACCGGAAGAATTTGATTAGTTATGCGGTCCTAGTCTTGCTCTTCGTCGCCAGCTTCGCCTTCATCCGCCATCAAACCTTCGTCGGCAACAACGGCTTTCTCGCGTCGATGATTCCGCACCACTCCGGTGCCATCCTGATGTGCCGGAATGCCAAGATCACTGACCCTGAAATTGTCACCTTGTGTGGAAACATCGTGAAATCTCAGCGACAGGAGATTGATGAAATGAAAGCTATCCAAGCAAGGAAAAAACCGTAGACAGCGCGTTCGTTCGAAATGGTGCTGCCCCAGTGGAGGACTTTGAGAGCGTGAGCGAACAATTAAGGTATGCGCTCAGTATGTCCTGGCTCGAAGGCGACCGGAGAAGGTCTATACAGGCACTTTTGAGATAGTGTGAATTCGCTAGATTTTGCTCTCGAAACGCACCAGCGCCTCGAGTTCGCCATAGGGCAGTATCTTGCATTCAAATCCGGCACTCGACTAAAGGCTAGGCGGCGCAGTTGTGCAACGACCTCTTCCCTTCGATTATCTGACGCGACCAGATACAGACCATCAGCGGTAACTGCGCAGGCAAGGTGAACTACGTGGCATAGTCTTCAAGAAAGTCGGCGAACTCCAGCCGATCAGGCCGCCCTTCGGGATCGCCGGGCATAGCCAAACCGGGCAGGCCATTGAAGGTCCGCGGCGTAAACAAGGTCAGGGTGTCATAGCGAAACCGCCACGCATCGCCGATCCGCCGGCTGCGATCGAGGATGATGAAATCAAGCCCAGCCTTCTGAAGATAGTACCCTGCGGACAGTCCCGATTGCCCGGCGCCCAGAACGATTAAATCCATGACCGCAGGCACTGCCGGTTTCGAAGGTTTCGTCGGCCCCTTCTGCCGCCTAAGCATCGCGCCCCCCCTTCCAGCCCAGAAGCCGCATGGCATTGGCCGTCACGAAGACCGTCGCGCCTGTGTCCGCCAAAATCGCGGGCCAAAGCCCTGTGATGCCCAGAACCGTTGTGACCAGAAAAACGGCCTTCAGACCGAGTGCGATCGTGATGTTCTGATAGATGTTGGTCATGGTCAGCCTGGAGAGGCCGATCATGTCGGCAATATCCATAACACGACCATGCAGCACGGCCGCATCAGCCGTCTCCAGCGCCACATCCGTCCCGCCTCCCATGGCGATACCGACATCCGCGGCCGCAAGCGCCGGCGCATCGTTGATACCGTCACCAACCTTCGCGACGACCTCGCCCTGATCCTGCAGATCCTTGACGATCATTTGCTTCTCTTCGGGCATCAACTCGGTTCGAGCCTGCATGCCGAGTTGCGAGGCGATGGCCTCACCGGTGCGCTTGTTATCGCCCGTCAGCATGAGCGTGGTGATGCCCTGACGCTGCAGCGCCCATACCCCGGCCTTGGCGTCTTCGCGCGGCTCGTCGCGCATGGCGATGAAGCCGGCGATCTCGTCATCGACGATCAGGACAGACACCGTCTTGCCCTCGTCATTCAGCCGCTGGATGCTTTGGCGCATATTGCCGCCCAGCGGCATGTAGTCTTCGGTCGCCTTGGGTGAATAGAGGCGCACGGACTTGCCATCGACCGTACCCGCAACGCCCTTACCGGCCACCGCCTTAGAGCTTTCAGCCGTGCCATGGTCGATATTACGGGCCTTGGCTTCATTAAGGATAGCGGTCGCGAGCGGATGGCTCGAACCCGCCTCAAGCGTAGCGGCAATGCGCAAGACCTCGCCCTCATCCATCCCATTGCCATGGATGTCGGTGAGCTTTGGTTTGCCTTCGGTCAGCGTCCCGGTCTTATCCATGGCGACATAGGTCACCTTGCGGAAGGTCTCCAGAACCGCGCCGCCCTTCATAAGAAGTCCACGTTTGGCTCCGGCCGATAGCGCCGCTGCGATCGCGGCCGGCGTCGAGATAACCAGCGCGCAGGGACACCCGATCAAAAGCACAGCCAGGCCCTTGTAGAGCCATTCCGACCAGTCACCGCCAAAGGCCAGGGGCGGAATGACGGTGACGAGGAACGCAAAAACGATGACCCCAGGGGTGTAATATTTGGAGAAGCCGTCGATGAAGCGCTCGGTCGGCGCCTTGGCCTCCTGCGCATCCTCGACGAGCTTGATCACCCGGGAGATCGTATTGTTCTCGGCGGCAGCGGTCACCTTGATACGCAACACGCCTTCCTGATTGATCGTCCCGGCAAAGACCTGATCATCCACCGTCTTGCGCTTCGGCACGGACTCGCCCGTTACCGGCGCCTCATCGATCGCGCTTTCGCCTTCGACAATCACGCCATCGGCCGGCACGCGGTCGCCGGGGCGCACGACCACTATGGCATCAACCGCCAGCTCTTCAGCCGGCACCTTGCGCGTCTTGCCGTCACCCTCATCCAGGAGCGCGTCCTTGGGGACAAGTGTCGCCAACTCCCGGATACTGGCCCGGGCCCGATCGGCCGCAATCCCCTCAAGCAACTCACCCACGAGGAACAGGATGATGACGACAGCCGCCTCTTCGGCGGCATCGATGACGATGGCGCCAATGGCCGCTATCGTCATCAGGGTCTCGATCGAGAACGGGTAGCCGCGCGCCACGCCTTTGGCCGCGCGCCGAACGATGGGGATCAGGCCGACCATCATGGCCGCCACATAGCCCCAAGGGGCACTTTGCGGTATGAGCTTGGCCAGAAGGAAGGCGACAGCGAAGGCGGCGGCGCACAGGAGCGTCAGGCGCGCCTTGGGGCTCTGCCACCACGGTCCATCGCTCGGGCCGTGGTCGTGGCCGTGCAGACCTTCCAGATCGTCCCCGTGCTTATGGTCGTCGTCATTGGCGGCCTTGCCGCCGGTCTTGCCCTCGGCCTTCGAGGGCGGGTGGGAATCGTGGGCCATTTGATGTCCTTTGCGCGCGGAAGGGGGAACTCAGCCGCTCCCTTCCGTGGATGTGTCCGAGCTATTTGTCCGTGCTGCCGCTTTGCGACGCTTCGGCTTTCGGGGCCGTGGCGGGGCTCGCCGGCGCGTTCGGCACCTTGACGATCTTGTAGAATTTGTCGCGAGGCGCAGGGGACATCTTTACCACCTTGACGGTGTATCCCTTGTCACTCTCAGGCGTGCTGGCACAGGCACCGAGCGTCGTCACGGCCAGGGTCAAAGCCAGCAGGTTTAAGCGTTTCATCGAATTCATCGGGCATTTCCTTCCAGAATTGGCGTGACGAAGGCTTCGTCGAGCGTTTTGCAGACGGCCTCAACGCGGTCGGCGCGCATGCGCGCGTCATCGCCGTCGCGCAGGCGCTTGACCAGGAGGAGGTCATGGCAGGCCAGACGCGCTTTGCGCTTTTCAGCTTCGGACGTGCTGGTCAAAGCCCGGCATACGCTTTGCATTTTCTGAACCTCGGTGTTCGATGAATTGCGGATCTGGTTTTTGGTGCGCACGTCGCCGACCCTATAGGCCGTCGAATGGCGCAGCGGCCATTTGGCCTCCCACATGCACTGCAACTTAGATTTGCGGGCATCTGACTCGGGTCCGGTGGTCTGAGTAGCGGCTTGGGCGAATACCGGGGTCGCCGTCAGGGAGGCCATCAGCATCGCGCCGATAGCCCCCACTATGGGCAGTTTACGTCTCATGTGTCGGTGTCCTTCGACCATGTCGGTGTTTCAATGCCGACGTGGGTGCGCTCGACCTGCACGGTTGCGTGCGCGATCCCAAACGTCGCGGCGATTTCATGGGCGCGAGCGAGGATGAGCGCCTCGTCCGCCCCCGGATTGACCAGAAGATGCGCCGTCAGGCTGTTTTCGCCCGTCGTGACGCTCCAGATGTGAAGATCGTGGACGTCCTTGACCCCGGCGACCGCTGCCAGTTCGGATTCGACCTTCTGAAGGTCCACCCCCGCAGGCACACCTTCCAGCAGGACGTGAAAACTCTCTTTGAGAAGCTTCCAGGTTCGCGGCAGCACCCAGAACCCGATCAGTACCGCCAGGATCGGATCGATCTGCGGTATCTTCGTCACGTAGATCAGGACGGCGGCGATGATGACACCCAGCGAACCCAGCATGTCGGCCAGAACTTCGAGATAGGCGCCCTTCATGTTCAGGCTTTCGTCCGATCCGCCCTGCAGCACACGCATGCTGACCAGGTTGACGATCAGCCCGAGGACGGCGACGATCAGCATGCCTCCCGTCTGGACCTCGGGCGGCTGGTTAAAGCGCTCATAGGCCTCGTAGAGGATGTAGATGGCGACGGCGAAAAGGACGATCGCATTGAAGACCGCTGCCAGCACTTCGAACCGCCGGTAGCCAAACGTGCGCTTTGAGTCGGCAGCCTTTTTGCCAATCTGAATAGCGATGAAGGCGATGATCAGCGCCATGACATCGGTCATCATGTGCGCGGCGTCCGACAACAGCGCCAGACTATTGAAAACGAAACCACCGATAATCTCGGCAATCATGAACGTTCCGGTCAAGCCGATTGCGATCAGTAATCGCTTCTCGTTGGCCTGGCGTCCCGCATGTGCATCCCCGGCCATCCCGGCAGATGCGCCCCCCTGACTATGATCGTGCGCCATAAGCGCCTCCTTTCAATTGGGGAAAAAGAGCGGGGTGCGACGTATGAGGCCGCACCCCTCCGTCGACTTACAGGCCTTCGCCGTGTACCTCCCTGTTGGGGGCTGGCCTGTTCTTCTCAAGCGTCTTCTCCTTGCCGTGCACGATGCGATAGAGCGCCGGCAGGATCAGCAGAGTGAGGATGGTCGAGGAGACAATGCCGCCGATGACGACCGTAGCGAGCGGACGCTGCACTTCGGAACCGGCACCGACGTTGAAGGCCATCGGCACGAAGCCCAGCGAAGCCACCAGCGCCGTCATCATCACCGGACGCAGACGGGTCAGCGCCCCTTCGATGATGGCATCGTCCAGCAACTTGCCTTCGGCTCTCAGCGACTTGATGAAGGTCAGCATCACCACGCCGTTGAGCACCGCCACACCGGATAGGGCGATAAAGCCCACCCCCGCAGAGATAGAGAGCGGAATATCCCGTATGGCCAGAGCCACGATCCCCCCTGTCAAGGCCAGCGGCACACCCGAGAACACGATCAGTGCGTCCTCCATAGTGCCGAACAGCATGAAGAGCAGACCGATGATCAGGATCAGCGCGATCGGCACGACGATCTGGAGGCGCTTGGCCGCCGAGGTCATCTGTTCGAACGTGCCGCCGTAGTTCACCCAATAGCCTTCCGGCAGCTTGACCTGCGCCCCGACCTTGTCTTGCAGGGTCGTAACGAAGGTGCCGAGGTCGGCGCCACGGACGTTGGCCGTGACCACGACGCGGCGCTTGCCCTGTTCGCGGCTGATTTGGTTGGGACCATTGATCATCTCGATATGCGCCACATCCTGAAGCGGGATGAAGCTCGCACCGGTCATGCCCTCTGCAGAGTCCCCGTCATTGCTGACCGGGATGCGCAGGCGGCCGATCTCGGCGAGGTTGGCGCGCTGGGTTTCCGGCAGACGCACAATCACATTAAAACGGCGGTCGCCTTCGAAAATTTGGCCCGCTTCGGTGCCGCCCAGAGCCGTGGACACCACGTCCTGCACGTCGCCTATGCTGAGACCCAGACGCGCCATGGCGGTGCGATCCGGCGTGATCTGCAGCATGGGCAGGCCCGAAACCTGTTCCACGCGAACGTCCTCAGCACCGGGGATCGTCTTCATCACCTTCTGGATGTCATTGCCGGTCTTCAGCAACTGATCGAGATCGTCGCCGAAGATTTTGACGGCCACGTCCGAGCGTACACCGGAGATAAGCTCGTTGAAGCGCATCTGGATGGGCTGGGTGAACTCGTAGTTATTACCGGGAATTTCCTCGACCGCCTTCTGCATGCGTTCGACGAGGCTGTTCTTAGGCTCGTTCGGATTCGGCCACTTCTTGCGGTCTTTCAGGATCACAAAGGTGTCGGCCACGGAGGGCGGCATGGGGTCCGTCGCCACTTCAGCGGTACCGATCTTGGCGAAGACACGTTCCACTTCCGGGAACTTTTTAAGTCGCGCCTCGACGGCGGCCTGCATATGGATCGACTGCGTCAGGCTGGTGCCCGGGATACGCATGGCGTGCAGCGCCACATCGCCCTCATCCAGTTGCGGGATGAACTCCGCCCCCAGGCGCGTGGCCAGGAAGCCGGACAGGACGACCAGTACGATGGCAATGCCGACCAAGGCGTAGCGCGCCTTGATGGCCAGCTTCAGAATGGGCTCGTAGACCTTACGGGCCCCGCGCATGACGAAGCTTTCCTTTTCCTGCACCTTGCCCGTGACGAACATCGCCACAGCGGCCGGAACAAAGGTCAGGGACAGCACCAGAGCCGCGGCCAGAGCCATGACGACGGTGGCCGCCATCGGGTGGAACATCTTGCCCTCGACGCCCGAGAGCGCGAAGATAGGGAAGTAAACGATGGTGATGATCAGCACGCCGAACAGAGACGGCTTGATGACTTCCGTCGAGGCCTTTGAGGCCAGAGCGAAGCGTTCGTCGCGCGTCAGAAGCCGCCCGTGGTGGTGTTGCGCCTCGGCAAAGCGCCGCAGACAGTTTTCCATGATGATGACGGCGCCATCGACGATCAGACCGAAGTCGAGCGCCCCCAGCGACATCAGGTTACCCGAGACCTTATTCTCGACCATGCCCGTGATGGTCATCAGCATGGCCACCGGGATAACCATGGCTGTGATGATGGCCGCGCGGATATTGCCGAGCAGCAGGAACAGGATGACGATGACCAGCAGCGCGCCTTCGGCGAGGTTCTTTTCAATCGTCTGGATGGTGCGTTCGACCAGCGTCGTGCGGTCATAGACCGATACCGCCGACACGCCTTCCGGCAGAGACTTGTTGGCCGCTGCGAGCTTTTCCGAGACGGCTTTTGCCACGGTACGCGAGTTCTCGCCGATCAGCATATTGACCGTGGCGACCACGACCTCCTTGCCGTTCTGCGTGGCCGCGCCCGTCCGCAGTTCTTCGCCCAAAAGCACGTCGGCGACATCGGCGATGCGGATGGGCACGCCCATACGCGTCTGGACGACGATTTGCTTCAGATCTTCGATCGTGTTGGCCTGGCCGGGGACACGGACGAGGAACTGCTCGCCGCTCTTTTCGACATAGCCCGCGCCTCGGTTGCTGTTGTTGGTCTCCAGCGCCTTGATGACATCGGCCATCGTCAGGCTGTAGGCCGACAGACGCTCAGGGAACGGCGTCACATGGTATTGACGTTCAAACCCGCCGATGGTGTTGACTTCGGTCACGCCCGGCGTGTTGCGCAGTTGCGGGCGGATGACCCAGTCCTGCAGCGTGCGCAGATCTTCCGGGGTATAGGCCGTTCCGTCAGCCTTGCGGGCATCGGGTTTGGCTTCGACCGTATACATGAAGATTTCACCGAGGCCGGTCGAGATCGGCCCCAGTTGCGGCTCCGATCCGGCCGGTAGCTGGCTCCTCACCGACTGTACCCGCTCGTTGACGAGCTGACGGGCAAAGTAGATGTCCGTGCCTTCCTTGAAGACGACCGTGACTTGCGACAGGCCATAACGCGAGATAGAGCGCGTATATTGCAGGCCGGGCAGACCGGCTATGGCCGTTTCCACCGGGAAGGTGATGCGCTGTTCGGCCTCAAGGGGCGAATATCCAGGC
This window of the Asticcacaulis excentricus CB 48 genome carries:
- a CDS encoding efflux RND transporter permease subunit; this translates as MLEKIIAQSIRHRWIVMIVVLALSALGVYNFTRLPIDAVPDITNVQVQINTEAPGYSPLEAEQRITFPVETAIAGLPGLQYTRSISRYGLSQVTVVFKEGTDIYFARQLVNERVQSVRSQLPAGSEPQLGPISTGLGEIFMYTVEAKPDARKADGTAYTPEDLRTLQDWVIRPQLRNTPGVTEVNTIGGFERQYHVTPFPERLSAYSLTMADVIKALETNNSNRGAGYVEKSGEQFLVRVPGQANTIEDLKQIVVQTRMGVPIRIADVADVLLGEELRTGAATQNGKEVVVATVNMLIGENSRTVAKAVSEKLAAANKSLPEGVSAVSVYDRTTLVERTIQTIEKNLAEGALLVIVILFLLLGNIRAAIITAMVIPVAMLMTITGMVENKVSGNLMSLGALDFGLIVDGAVIIMENCLRRFAEAQHHHGRLLTRDERFALASKASTEVIKPSLFGVLIITIVYFPIFALSGVEGKMFHPMAATVVMALAAALVLSLTFVPAAVAMFVTGKVQEKESFVMRGARKVYEPILKLAIKARYALVGIAIVLVVLSGFLATRLGAEFIPQLDEGDVALHAMRIPGTSLTQSIHMQAAVEARLKKFPEVERVFAKIGTAEVATDPMPPSVADTFVILKDRKKWPNPNEPKNSLVERMQKAVEEIPGNNYEFTQPIQMRFNELISGVRSDVAVKIFGDDLDQLLKTGNDIQKVMKTIPGAEDVRVEQVSGLPMLQITPDRTAMARLGLSIGDVQDVVSTALGGTEAGQIFEGDRRFNVIVRLPETQRANLAEIGRLRIPVSNDGDSAEGMTGASFIPLQDVAHIEMINGPNQISREQGKRRVVVTANVRGADLGTFVTTLQDKVGAQVKLPEGYWVNYGGTFEQMTSAAKRLQIVVPIALILIIGLLFMLFGTMEDALIVFSGVPLALTGGIVALAIRDIPLSISAGVGFIALSGVAVLNGVVMLTFIKSLRAEGKLLDDAIIEGALTRLRPVMMTALVASLGFVPMAFNVGAGSEVQRPLATVVIGGIVSSTILTLLILPALYRIVHGKEKTLEKNRPAPNREVHGEGL